A single genomic interval of Candidatus Auribacterota bacterium harbors:
- a CDS encoding DUF3786 domain-containing protein, producing the protein MWVAGGPTASAAFLLIADSPIVLEGRTVHGSGRSDDAGVRGLRLRIEWLRSALTGGDPATIAARTGAVYCPRGPGGGELRLMVWGRPVAVSVPEFTARDAETGRKAALDIEALLLYYFHVSDGAGEEDRWISFSELPDGTFYQAAFQGYTGEALTRAFGNDLDAFARAAEHLGGRRLTFGDCSFSFAALPKVPLAVVYWRGDEELGPSAKLIFDASVSHHLPTDVCAILGATLTRRLTGVK; encoded by the coding sequence ATGTGGGTTGCGGGGGGGCCTACTGCCTCGGCCGCGTTTCTGTTGATCGCTGATTCCCCGATCGTTCTGGAGGGCAGAACAGTGCATGGGAGTGGGCGTAGTGATGATGCGGGCGTGCGCGGCCTGAGGTTGCGAATTGAATGGCTGCGCTCCGCCCTGACCGGCGGTGATCCTGCAACGATCGCCGCGCGCACGGGCGCGGTCTATTGCCCGCGCGGCCCGGGCGGAGGCGAGCTGCGCCTCATGGTGTGGGGCCGCCCGGTCGCGGTCAGTGTCCCCGAGTTCACCGCACGTGATGCGGAAACCGGCAGGAAGGCGGCGCTCGACATTGAGGCGCTCCTGCTGTACTACTTCCACGTTTCGGACGGCGCCGGGGAGGAGGACCGATGGATTTCGTTCTCTGAGCTCCCCGACGGGACGTTTTACCAGGCGGCGTTCCAGGGATATACGGGGGAGGCTCTCACGCGGGCATTCGGGAACGATCTCGATGCGTTCGCGCGCGCCGCGGAGCATCTCGGCGGAAGACGCTTAACGTTTGGCGATTGCTCCTTCTCGTTCGCTGCGCTGCCGAAGGTCCCGCTGGCGGTGGTCTACTGGCGCGGCGATGAGGAACTCGGCCCATCTGCGAAACTCATCTTCGACGCCTCGGTGAGTCATCACCTCCCCACCGACGTGTGTGCGATTCTTGGTGCGACGCTGACCCGCCGGCTGACAGGGGTGAAATGA